The Sporosarcina sp. Marseille-Q4943 genome includes the window TGATCCGGAACTGTTCTGCGAGTTAATTAGACAAATGCATAATTTAAATTGTTCAGGCCTTGTCATTAAGATCAACCGTTTCTTTAAGGAATTGCCGACTGAAGTTAAATTATTGGCTGATGATCTGGCATTTCCGATTATCGATTTACCGACAAAGCATACATTAGGTGAAGTTTCCCGCCACATCTTGAATTATTTAAATGATGCCGAAGCTGAACAGCTATACTATGCCTTGCATGTCCAAAAAGAGTTTTCAGACATGATGATTAAAGGCTATAGTTTAACTGCACTCATCGAGCAATTAGGTCATTTTCTATCACGGCCAACCCTGTTACTAAATCATAGGGGAGAAAAAATCGCCCATAGCCATGATTTCCGCATGGATTCCATGAAAATAGTCGAACAAGACATCATTGCGAAAGTGAAGGAAGACTTGACTGCGGCCCGAGCAGGGTGCACATTTACCGTTCCATCTAGAGAGCACCAATCCATTTCCACTTTCTCTGTTCAAACAAAACGGCAGCATCCAAGCATGCTCGTCATCGTTGATTCAATGACTTTGCCGTACCCATCTTCACAAATGGCGATTGAACAGGCCGGAAACGTCATTACATTTACCATTATTAAAGAGCAGGCCATTGAAGAAAATTCTAGGCTTTTGAAGAATAATTTCTTCGATGATCTAATTGAAAATAGAATCCATTCCGATGAAGAAATATTAAGCCGCGCCAATTACTATGGTTTGAATGAGGATTTGAGTAATATTTGTATCGTTTGTACTGTCGACCAGAAAGGGCAGAACTACGAGGATCTTCAGTTATACGAGAAAAAAGCCGGAGAATTATACAACAGCATATATGACCAGCTTGAAGATGAAATCGTTCATAGCAACTTGGAAGGAGTTTTATTCACGAAGGAAAAATATTTCGTCATGATCTTGCAATATGCCGATGGCAATGAAGCAGATCCAAACGAAGTAACCGAATTCGTCAATAAATGTCAAGCGAGCTTACAAGGCGATTATTCAATTTCTTTCGGTGTCAGCAATACAGTTCAATCCATTAAAGATATAACAACCGCCTATTCTGAAGCTTGTGAAGCAATTATGAGCGGCTATGATATGAACATGCTTGGGTTCATCAACTTTTATAAAATGAAAGAACTTGAAGATTTATTGAATACGATTCCGAAAAAGGATTTAAAAGCATTGTATGAAAACACATTAAAGTCGCTTGCCCATCCGAAGACAAAAGAAAATCAGGAATTAGTCAAAACGATTCAAGTGTACCTTGATTCCCAATGTGAAATCTCTGAGACGTCACGACGATTGTTCATCCATCGAAATACGGTTAAATACCGGATTGAGAAAGCAGAAGAAATGCTGAACTGCTCTTTCCGTGATCCAGCCCATTCATTGCGTATACGTGTCGCATTATTGATTGGATCAATTCTTAAAGAGCAGGAATCATAAAGAACAAAAAAACCAAAACCCGGTTGGAATCGGGTTTTGGTTTTTTTATTATTGGGCAACGATTGTTTTGTCAGCGACGATTTCATCGTTTTCAAATACAACTTCCCCGTTGACGATCGTCGTTTTGACTTTTCCTTTAAACGTCATACCAACATACGGAGAATGCTGGTGACGGTAGAATAGATCTTCATTCTTAAGTTCAAAGCTTTCTTCCAAGTTTACAATCGCAATGTCAGCGTCATAGCCTTCTGCAATTGTTCCCTTATTTTCAAGACCGAACAATTTAGCTGGGTTTGTCGCAGTTAACGCAACAATTTTCTCTAAAGGAAGATCGCGTTTGAAATATCCTTCAGTCAACATGATGTTGAGTGTTGATTGAGCACCTGAAATTCCGCCCCAACCTTCGAAATAGTTATCTGTAATTGTTTTCATAGATGCTGGCGCCGGTGAATGGTCAGATGCAATGACGTTGATTTCCCCGTTAGCGACCGCAGTCCATAGATCTTCGACTTCAACTTCATCACGCAGTGGAGGGCAGCACTTCGCCAATCCGCCTTTTTCTTCAAAGTCTTGTACATTTAGCGCTAAATAATGCGGGCACGTTTCGACCGTAATATCAACGCCACGCTCTTTAGCTTCAGTAATGATCTCAACTACTTTTCTGCTGCTCGCATGGACAACGTGCAATTTACAGCCAGTTGCTTCTGCATAAGAGATAATTCTTCTGACAGCTTCAATTTCAGAAATGATCGGTCGGGATTCAACGAAATCTCTTGCAGTCGTCTTCCCTTGCTTTTGCTTTTCTTCAGCAAGCTGATCACAGATGACAGTGCTTTCAGCGTGAACCGCTAGAAGCGAGCCAAAGGAAGCAATCTCTTTCATCCCTTTGAAGATCGTTTCATCGTCGACATGATTGAAGTCGGCAATTCCGCTTGGGGACATGAATGCTTTGAAGCCAATTACCCCATTTTCGTGTAGCTCTTTCAGGTCAGCAATATTCTCAGGAACTAGACCGCCCCAGAAATAAGGATTCACGACAGATTTCTCTTCGGCACATGCCTTTTTCAAGTCGAGATTTTCTTTATTGATCGTCGGAGGAGTGCTGTTCAACGGCATATCGAAGAAAGAAGTCGCTCCGCCAGCAGCTAAGCTACGGCTTCCTGTTGCAAGACCTTCCCATTCTGTTCTCCCCGGCTCATTAAAGTGGACATGCGTATCGATCAATCCAGGCAAAACATGAAGTCCTTTTGCATCGATCACTCGGTCAGCTGAACCTTCAAGTGATGGAGATACTTCTTTGATTTTACCGTCTTTAATCGCAATATCCCCTTGAATAATGGATTCTGCTGTGACAATCTTTCCGTTTTTAATGATCAAATCGTATGTAGTCATATTTCATTCCTCCAAAAAGCTATTTCCCATTGCCATTGCTGTAGCTAGCAATGGCAATGGGTTTGAGTGATTCATTTATTTAGCAGAAATCAGTTTGCCGACCGGCTCTCCGACGATTCCTTGTTCAAGATCAAATACGACGTTTCCGCGAACGATTGTTTTTGTTACGCGGCAGTCGATTTTTCTGCCTTCGTATGCACTATGTTTGTTTTTATAGTAAAGGTCTTCCCGTTTCACCGTATAAGACTGGTTTGGGTCTACTAAAATGATATCGGCATCTTTTGAAACAGCGATTTCACCTTTATGTGGAATGTTGAAACGCTCAGATGGATTCGTTGCGATCAACTCGACAAATTTATGAACTGGAAGTCCACGTTGTTTAACAGCCAAGTCAAACATAAGATCGACGTTGTTTTGCGCACCGCTAATTCCGCCCCACGCTTCCCAAATATTCCCTTGCTTCAAGTCTTCCGTACAAGGTGAGTGGTCAGACGTTAGCCAGTCGATATTCCCAGCTAGAAGCTCGTCCCATAGTCTTGCTTGATCTTCGGCTTTTCTGATTGGAGGCTGACATTTTGCTCGTGGACCAATCTCGTCAACTTGATCGGCAGTGAATGCGAAATAGTGCGGGCATGATTCAACCGTAACATCTACACCTTCTTCACGCGCTTTCAAGATCGTCTGGATTGCCTCTGAAGTACTAATATGAACAAGATGCAATTTACAGCCCGTTTCTTTAGCAAACAGAATTGCACGTTGAACAGCTTCCACTTCTGTGAATATTGGGCGTGATTCTGCATATTCCACTCCGGAGTTTTTGCCTTCTCTCGCGTATTCCTTTGCAAGTCCAGATGTAACGGAAGCGTTTTCCGCATGGATGCATAGGATCTGATCCAATTCAGCGAGTTTCTGCATGCCTTTGTATAATGTGAAATCATCCACATTTACGAAATCTTCCGGAATATCACTTGTAATATCGGATAGGAAGCATTTGAAAGCAAGAACGCCTGCGTCAGCCAATTCTTTCAGATTTTCCAAGTTCTCAGGAACAAGTCCGCCGTAAAATGCGTAGTCTACATAGTTTTGGTTAACAGCTGCTTCCAGCTTAAGATCCAATGCTCTTTTATTGATTGTTGCCGGCAGGGCATTCAGCGGCATTTCCACATAGCTCGTCGTTCCTCCAGCAGCTAATGATTTCGATCCTGTCTCGAAACCTTCCCACTCTGCACGTCCAGGTTCGCTTATGTGAACATGTGTATCGATCATTCCCGGCATTACATATTGGCCGGTTGCATCAATGACCTCTTTCGCATCTTCCGAAATATTTTCCGCAATGCAAGAAATCTTTTCATCTTTAATCCCGATATCAACTTTGTAAACACCGTCACGCAATACAACATTTCCGCCTTTAATAACCAAATCAAATGCCATTTGAAATTCCCCTTTCAACTATCAATAATTTTTACATCCAATAACGTAAAGCCAAACAACAGTTTCAACATTTCTTGCTTTAACTATTCTCCTTATTTAGCGCAGGAGTCTTTTCGAATAATTTTCCTTTACCATGCGGCATTTCAAGCGCCGTGTAAAGAATGAACGCTGTAATGATCCCGACAAACCAGGACATATCGTAAAGCGGTTTTAAGAAGGGAACGAAATTGCCGATTAAACAAACAACGCCTGCAACGATTGTTGTTACGATTGCATTCACATTAAAGCCTTTTGTATAGTAGTACTTCCCTTTTTTGGCCTCATACAAAGCATTCAAGTCAATATTTGTTTTAGAAATGATGAAATATTGAGCTAACATGATGCCCGTAACAGGGGCTAATATTCCACCGATAATATTTAAGAAGGTGAAGATACTTGTTGCACTTTCCATCAACTTCCATGGCATAACAAGAATCCCTATGATCGCTGCAATGATTGCACCGGATTTGAAAGTGAGTTTTTTAGGGAACAAGGATGCCAATTGGTAACCGGCAGGTACAATATTTCCCGTAACGTTAACGGATAAAGTAGTTAAGCACAGCGTTAGAACGGAAATAGCGACTGCAAATGTCCCATCAAATCGAGCTACAACATCAAGTACGTTCCATATCGGTGTTCCGAAAGCGATTTCAGAACCGACAATAATCGCGATACTTGCCACTGCAAACAATAGATATGCCACAACAAGTCCTGCAGTTTGTCCAATCGCTTGCGTCTTCGTAGATTTCGCTAGCTTTGTGAAATCTGAAATGTTTACAATCGGTGCTGCCCATGCTGCAATTACTGCTGTGATTGCAGCAATGAAGATAACGATTTTATTTCCTGTCACTCCCGAGCCCGTATACGACAAAATCGGTCCAATTCCGCCCGCTAAGTTAATGGCCCAAATTGCCATTCCACCAAACACGATGTACACAAGCGGTGAGAGGATATTTGTAAATTTCCCTAGGAAACCCATTCCTCCGTAAATCAAAGCAACATTGAATAACCAAAAGAGTAAAAACGAAATCAATGCCGGCAATGTCAATCCTAAAAGGTTCCAATCTCCACCTAACGTTAAATACGTCGGCCAAAGCTTTCCAATTAAGATAGATAATGCTTGGCTTCCTGCGTACGTTTGAAACCCGAACCACATAATCGCGGAAATCACTCCACGTAACACGCCTGGTATCATTGCTCCTTTAGGTCCGTATGATAAACGCAGCAACATCGCAAACGGCAAGCCGTATTTCGACCCTGCATGGCCATTCAGTACGAGCATCGCTGCTATGACAACAGAAGCAACCATTATTGCCGCGAAAACTTGGCCGACTGACAATCCTAAAGCAAACAGACCGCCAATGGCAATATAGTTTGGTATGTTATGAACAGAACCCATCCAAACAGTGAAAAAGTTGCTAACGCCCCATTTTCGATCCGCTTCCTCTGTCGGCAATACATCATTGCTATAGCCTTCAGCCATAGCTTTTTCTCTATTAAAAAGATTCAAAAGAACTCCTCCTTATACAACTAACATTCGAGACCCGTTATGGACTACATCATTATACATACTCTCTAGCCATACTTCTTTAGGTCTCTTAAACAAAAGAATCATCTTTTATTATGTATAGTGGATAAGGAAGGTTAAGATTATATACATTTTATCTAACGGATTGTGCAAAATGAACAACAGAAGTACCTCATGAAGAGAGTTTCTCCACGAGGTACTTCCTAAGGTTTTTATTTCTCGAAGATCGTTCCTTTTTTGAAGCTCGAACCTTTAAAGGCAAACTTCGATAGAAGATAGTAAGACGTTCCTGCCACGACTAAACCGATAATCCATGCTAGCTCAACCTCTAGGAAGGCAGCTGCCGCACCGATAAACATGGCAAGTAGACCTGCTGGATTATATCCTGCGAATGATCCCTCTTCATTATACAAGTCCGTCATATCCACTTTCTGTTTCCTTAAGATGAAATAGTCAACGAGAAGGATGGAAATAACCGGCCCCAAGAATGCCGAATAGATAAGAATGAACATATTCAACCCTGTAGCGGATGACTCTTGGATAAGCAGCCAAGGGAATGCAACTAAAGCTAGCAAACCTGTAATGATCGCAGATGGTTTATATTTAAGTTTCGTCAACATCGTAATTACATAAACTGGCGGAATGATGTTCGCCACCATATTTGTTGCAATAACCGCAATTACGATAAATGCTGATACGAATACAGAAACATAATCATTGTTCAATATGATCGGAAGTGCTTGTGCAGGGTTTGTTACACCCGTTGCAGCTGCAAGCATCGCTCCGATGACAATGACAAACCCATATGAAATCGTAATTGGGATAAAGTATAATGCTCCGCGCTTCTTATCGCTCAGGCCAGTTTTCAACTCTCTGGAATAGTCTGCGGCACTTACAAAGATACCTGCATAGTTTCCTAAGAAGACCATGATAAGGCCGAAGAACGGTAAGCCCCATGAACCTTTAGCTTGTACCCAGTTTTGAGCAATGTCAGCCGTATGTGAAGTCATAAGGATTCCAAATACATACACGAGTGCCGCCATGAACACAACTGATGCAACTGTCTCGACCCACTTGATTGCATGGAAGCCGAACAGCGAAAGGACAATTTGGAATAGTTGAAGTCCAACGAAGCAGACAACAACATTATTGAACGATCCATCCGTAACAATCTTCATAATTTCATTTAACGCAGTACCGCCAATCCAGCTTTGGATTCCGTACCAGACGATAGCAGGTATGCCCCGTAATAAGGAAGAAATGACTTTACCTTTTATCCCGAATGCCATTCGAAGCTGTACAACATAAGGAATACCTTCTCGATAGCCGAGTCGGTCATTCAGTGCGAAAATAGTTGAAATGATCCCGATGGAGATTAATGCTGCGAGAATTGTCTGGTAGATGTTCAATGTTGCCACACCCGCCACAATTACGCTGGCTCCTAATGTCATATTCCCAAGGTTAACCCCGTCGCCAATCCACATAAAAACATAATCTCTAGGTTTGACGGTACGATCCTGATCGGACTTCGGATGCAGTGATTCATCCAATGTCGAAGTTTGTTCGATTGGAACTGCTACTTTTGTATCGAAACTTTCATTAATAGTAGACATTTGTTATTCCCCTTTCGGTGTTGTGATTAAAGATATATTTATTCGAGCGATCAAATTACTTTTGCAGAAAAACATTTTTTCGTTGTGTTACGCCTCTCTACAACGTTTTGCTGGGAACAATACTTATTATACATAGCTTTTTGGAAAAGGTCTTTATGTCTAATAAACAAAATGCACAAACATGAGCTAGATACAGTGCATAACTTTTTTCAAGCCTACAGACCCTTTGGACAATCATTTGTACACTTTGAACAACATCTTTTATGCACATACCTTTGTATATCTTGAACAAATTCCATTTACAGTTAAATAGGTATTGATATATTCAATCAAACAAAAGGAAGAACAATGCCCATATAAGGGACATGTTCTTCCTTTTTAAATCGTCATATGAACAGCATCAATGCTAGCTATAGTAACTTACACCTTCAGCGAGCCACGGAACCCCCTGGCAGCATAGTAGGATTCCGCTCCATTATGGTACATAAACACAGTGTCATAGCGCCGGTCACAAAAGATCGCCCCGCCGAGCTTTCGAATAGAAGCCGGTGTCTGTACCCAACTCGACGTTTTCATATCGAAATTCCCGAGTGTTTGCAACATCCGATATTGCTCTTCTGTTAAAAGCTCAATGCCCATCTCAGTTGCCATATCCATTGCACTGTTTTCCGGTTTATGTTTTTTCCTTGATTCCAGCGCTTCCCGATCGTAGCAAACACTTCTGCGGCCTTTAGGGCTTTCCGGTGAACAATCATAAAAAACGTATTCATCCTTGTCCACGTCGTAGCCGACAACGTCCGGTTCGCCACCAGTCCTCTCCATTTCATTGAGCGACCACAGTTTTTCGTCATTCGCTTCCAGCTTTTCTTCAATCTTTGTCCAGTCAAGACCTTCGTGGCGTTCCATGTTCTTCTCAAAACGGGCTTTCAATGTTTTGAGCAAGTCTTCACGTTGTTCTGATGACAACTTCTCAATTTTCTTCGTCATAGTAGCGACCACCTTTTTGTTGAAAGTAATAATGGTTTAAGGGCTAAACTGCTCCGTTACATCGTAACTATTGTAGTTCCAGTATGAATGATGCTGAGAACGTGTGCAAGAATTGATACCGACAATATGGAGGGGTTTTCATTCAACATAATTCAATTTTGTATGTATAGATGCCCTGCTCCTGCCAGTTCGCGTGAGTATACATATTTGTAAGTGCAGAAGGAGGTGATTTGAGTGGACGACAAGAAGACACGTGAACAATTGTATGGGCTATCAGGCCAGTTAATGGAACTGTTTGTAGCCGATTTATTCTCCAAAAACAAAATCAATGTCGAAGAAGCAAAAAAACGTATGACAGATGAGCAGCGTGAACGCTTGAAGGAGACTGTTGAACAGCTAAAAACTCAAGTAGAGGGCTTTTTGGAATCAAAAGCCGTTCGGAAGGTAACAGATTCACAGGAAAAAACAGACGGACAGGCGCCTCATCCGCTACGGGAAGCATTCATGAAAAAGAAACAGGAGAAAGAAAATAAAAAAAATGAACAGGAATAGATGATTTGTCCAACTCAAGAACTTTCCCGCACATGTAATAGGAAGAGAGAGGAGGGAAGAATAATGGACTATGACAATGACTATGAATATTATTCGTCATGTAGAGAAGACAGGGACAGAGACAGAGACCGGGACCGAGACAGAGACAGAGATAGAGATAGAGATAGAGACCGAGACAGAGACCGGGATAGAGACAGAGACAAAGACAGATGCAGAGACAGAGACAGAGATAGGGACCGAGACCGGGACCGAGACAGAGACAGAGATAGAGATAGAGATAGAGACCATGACAGAGACAGAGACAGAGACAGAGATAGAGATAGAGATAGAGATAGAGATAGAGACCGTGACAGAGACAAAGACAGATGGTCTGCATTAGATCCTGATGCAAGGCACCCGATCGCTCATTGCAGGAATGAAAGAGATATTACGGGTGCGGATGCAGAGTTGGATACTGATATCGAACAGATTTCCAACGAACTAATTGTCATCCGCGACTCTTGCGATGTCACTGTCAGCACGACTGACACGCAAGTTGCCGTATCCCTGCAAGCAGCGCTCCAAGTAGCCATTGCGATTGTTGTCAACATCTCAATTGCTGATGGTACAAGGGCGGAACGAGTGACAGCTGAATTATTGGAACGAGCACAGATCCGACAGGCCAACCGCCAAAGACTGATCATCGTCAACTCCCGTGATATCGAGGTAACTACGGAAGACACCGATGTAGCGATTTCCTTGCAGCTATTACTACAAATCCTCTTGGCATTAATTGTACAACTGGATATTCTATAAGACCAAGAGAATGAGTATGTCTATACACTGACCGCCCCCGCGACTCCCACGTTGACGGGGGCGGTTGTCTGCAAGGAAATCCCTTTAGCCTAGAGTATGCATCGAACTCTATGCATGTTACGTACTTCTGAATAAAAAGAGG containing:
- a CDS encoding PucR family transcriptional regulator, yielding MKTVNDLFILEGMKDSVVLAGHRGLTRNVQFVNISDTPDVINFLNENHLLLSTGYAFKDDPELFCELIRQMHNLNCSGLVIKINRFFKELPTEVKLLADDLAFPIIDLPTKHTLGEVSRHILNYLNDAEAEQLYYALHVQKEFSDMMIKGYSLTALIEQLGHFLSRPTLLLNHRGEKIAHSHDFRMDSMKIVEQDIIAKVKEDLTAARAGCTFTVPSREHQSISTFSVQTKRQHPSMLVIVDSMTLPYPSSQMAIEQAGNVITFTIIKEQAIEENSRLLKNNFFDDLIENRIHSDEEILSRANYYGLNEDLSNICIVCTVDQKGQNYEDLQLYEKKAGELYNSIYDQLEDEIVHSNLEGVLFTKEKYFVMILQYADGNEADPNEVTEFVNKCQASLQGDYSISFGVSNTVQSIKDITTAYSEACEAIMSGYDMNMLGFINFYKMKELEDLLNTIPKKDLKALYENTLKSLAHPKTKENQELVKTIQVYLDSQCEISETSRRLFIHRNTVKYRIEKAEEMLNCSFRDPAHSLRIRVALLIGSILKEQES
- a CDS encoding allantoinase codes for the protein MTTYDLIIKNGKIVTAESIIQGDIAIKDGKIKEVSPSLEGSADRVIDAKGLHVLPGLIDTHVHFNEPGRTEWEGLATGSRSLAAGGATSFFDMPLNSTPPTINKENLDLKKACAEEKSVVNPYFWGGLVPENIADLKELHENGVIGFKAFMSPSGIADFNHVDDETIFKGMKEIASFGSLLAVHAESTVICDQLAEEKQKQGKTTARDFVESRPIISEIEAVRRIISYAEATGCKLHVVHASSRKVVEIITEAKERGVDITVETCPHYLALNVQDFEEKGGLAKCCPPLRDEVEVEDLWTAVANGEINVIASDHSPAPASMKTITDNYFEGWGGISGAQSTLNIMLTEGYFKRDLPLEKIVALTATNPAKLFGLENKGTIAEGYDADIAIVNLEESFELKNEDLFYRHQHSPYVGMTFKGKVKTTIVNGEVVFENDEIVADKTIVAQ
- the ncs1 gene encoding NCS1 family nucleobase:cation symporter, giving the protein MNLFNREKAMAEGYSNDVLPTEEADRKWGVSNFFTVWMGSVHNIPNYIAIGGLFALGLSVGQVFAAIMVASVVIAAMLVLNGHAGSKYGLPFAMLLRLSYGPKGAMIPGVLRGVISAIMWFGFQTYAGSQALSILIGKLWPTYLTLGGDWNLLGLTLPALISFLLFWLFNVALIYGGMGFLGKFTNILSPLVYIVFGGMAIWAINLAGGIGPILSYTGSGVTGNKIVIFIAAITAVIAAWAAPIVNISDFTKLAKSTKTQAIGQTAGLVVAYLLFAVASIAIIVGSEIAFGTPIWNVLDVVARFDGTFAVAISVLTLCLTTLSVNVTGNIVPAGYQLASLFPKKLTFKSGAIIAAIIGILVMPWKLMESATSIFTFLNIIGGILAPVTGIMLAQYFIISKTNIDLNALYEAKKGKYYYTKGFNVNAIVTTIVAGVVCLIGNFVPFLKPLYDMSWFVGIITAFILYTALEMPHGKGKLFEKTPALNKENS
- a CDS encoding DUF4256 domain-containing protein, producing MTKKIEKLSSEQREDLLKTLKARFEKNMERHEGLDWTKIEEKLEANDEKLWSLNEMERTGGEPDVVGYDVDKDEYVFYDCSPESPKGRRSVCYDREALESRKKHKPENSAMDMATEMGIELLTEEQYRMLQTLGNFDMKTSSWVQTPASIRKLGGAIFCDRRYDTVFMYHNGAESYYAARGFRGSLKV
- a CDS encoding spore coat protein, whose amino-acid sequence is MDTDIEQISNELIVIRDSCDVTVSTTDTQVAVSLQAALQVAIAIVVNISIADGTRAERVTAELLERAQIRQANRQRLIIVNSRDIEVTTEDTDVAISLQLLLQILLALIVQLDIL
- the allB gene encoding allantoinase AllB; this encodes MAFDLVIKGGNVVLRDGVYKVDIGIKDEKISCIAENISEDAKEVIDATGQYVMPGMIDTHVHISEPGRAEWEGFETGSKSLAAGGTTSYVEMPLNALPATINKRALDLKLEAAVNQNYVDYAFYGGLVPENLENLKELADAGVLAFKCFLSDITSDIPEDFVNVDDFTLYKGMQKLAELDQILCIHAENASVTSGLAKEYAREGKNSGVEYAESRPIFTEVEAVQRAILFAKETGCKLHLVHISTSEAIQTILKAREEGVDVTVESCPHYFAFTADQVDEIGPRAKCQPPIRKAEDQARLWDELLAGNIDWLTSDHSPCTEDLKQGNIWEAWGGISGAQNNVDLMFDLAVKQRGLPVHKFVELIATNPSERFNIPHKGEIAVSKDADIILVDPNQSYTVKREDLYYKNKHSAYEGRKIDCRVTKTIVRGNVVFDLEQGIVGEPVGKLISAK
- a CDS encoding NCS1 family transporter translates to MSTINESFDTKVAVPIEQTSTLDESLHPKSDQDRTVKPRDYVFMWIGDGVNLGNMTLGASVIVAGVATLNIYQTILAALISIGIISTIFALNDRLGYREGIPYVVQLRMAFGIKGKVISSLLRGIPAIVWYGIQSWIGGTALNEIMKIVTDGSFNNVVVCFVGLQLFQIVLSLFGFHAIKWVETVASVVFMAALVYVFGILMTSHTADIAQNWVQAKGSWGLPFFGLIMVFLGNYAGIFVSAADYSRELKTGLSDKKRGALYFIPITISYGFVIVIGAMLAAATGVTNPAQALPIILNNDYVSVFVSAFIVIAVIATNMVANIIPPVYVITMLTKLKYKPSAIITGLLALVAFPWLLIQESSATGLNMFILIYSAFLGPVISILLVDYFILRKQKVDMTDLYNEEGSFAGYNPAGLLAMFIGAAAAFLEVELAWIIGLVVAGTSYYLLSKFAFKGSSFKKGTIFEK